Part of the Peptostreptococcaceae bacterium genome, TCGAATCTCTGTGATACTCCTTGCTTTCGCAATGCAGAGTTATGTCATCCAGCAATTTTCTTTTCTCTGTTTTTTTCATGGCCGGGATGTCACTTTCGGTAAACGTAAAATCAATGAAAGGATAGATTGCGACATGGTTTGCACCGTTTGAAAAAGCTGTTTCGATATCCGCCTTCAGATCATCGAAAGTCTGTCCGGGCAATGCAAAAATAAAATCCATCGATACGGTTTCAAAATTTATTTCCCTGAGCGCCTTGAAAACCTCGTCGAAATCCGTTTTGCCTCTTCCCAGTGTCCCCAATAATTTGGGCTGGAAAGACTGTATCCCTATGCTTATTTTGGTGATTCCAACTTTTTTCAATGTCATCAGGTTTTCCACCGTGACATTGTCTGGATGCAATTCCAGTCCTATTCCTTCAGTAATGACAAAATGCTCGTTTACGCAATCGATGATTTCCTGCAGCCTACCCGCGGCAAGCGCCGGGGTACCACCTCCGAAATACAGACTTGTTACCTTCTTCTTTTTTGTGTTTTGACTTCCAACAAGATGAATTTCCCGGATTAAGTGGTCGACATATTTATCGCAACGCTCTTTGTCGTACTTCTCTTTACAGTAGGGACAGAAGGGGCAAATGCTTTCACAAAATGGAATGTGGATATAAAGCCCAAGCCTTTCCGCCTCCATGTACGGAAGCGTATTGTCGTATTCATTCTTAAAAAC contains:
- a CDS encoding radical SAM protein, whose product is VFKNEYDNTLPYMEAERLGLYIHIPFCESICPFCPYCKEKYDKERCDKYVDHLIREIHLVGSQNTKKKKVTSLYFGGGTPALAAGRLQEIIDCVNEHFVITEGIGLELHPDNVTVENLMTLKKVGITKISIGIQSFQPKLLGTLGRGKTDFDEVFKALREINFETVSMDFIFALPGQTFDDLKADIETAFSNGANHVAIYPFIDFTFTESDIPAMKKTEKRKLLDDITLHCESKEYHRDSIWTFSKDPYAGYSSMTRDNFLGFGCSATSLLRGQFKINTFSVDEYQDRINKRLVPTSLTIRFTKRQRMIYYLFWTAYSTRIDSSAFERFFGESLKKKYGLELWAAKKLGFVTDKSGVYRMTLKGAFYYHYYENYYTLSYIDKMWGIMRLEAFPKEIRF